One Streptomyces sp. L2 genomic window carries:
- a CDS encoding GNAT family N-acetyltransferase, which yields MHAQPCTSGPSESAVRITRVADGQWHALDDDLVVGRGHAGHRADGRLFVSVDAWHDAAFDRLAEAMVAELPAPLYTVVDEADVEQTAGWRRAGFTIRRREWEYDVPTDPRLTGLEAVVPPPGVAIVPAGQADEALLRAVDRAIRDEVGATVGWHSMPAEVIPHPEGDTVVDPSKYAVAAGPDHYLGLIRVVTVKRPRIGLVAVRAGERRRGIARALLAHALGTLHRSGSATAWAEVQESNQAASALFGGIGARPVSSNLELVR from the coding sequence ATGCATGCACAACCTTGCACATCCGGCCCGAGCGAGAGCGCCGTGCGGATCACGCGTGTCGCGGACGGGCAATGGCACGCTCTGGACGACGACTTGGTCGTAGGCCGCGGTCATGCGGGACACCGGGCCGACGGGCGTTTGTTCGTGAGTGTCGACGCCTGGCACGACGCCGCCTTCGACCGGCTCGCCGAGGCGATGGTCGCGGAACTGCCGGCACCGCTGTACACGGTGGTCGACGAGGCCGACGTCGAACAGACGGCCGGTTGGCGGCGGGCCGGGTTCACCATCCGGCGCCGCGAGTGGGAGTACGACGTGCCGACCGACCCGCGGCTCACCGGGCTCGAAGCGGTCGTGCCGCCCCCGGGGGTGGCGATCGTGCCCGCCGGCCAGGCGGACGAGGCGCTGCTGCGGGCCGTGGACCGCGCGATCCGGGACGAGGTCGGGGCGACCGTCGGGTGGCATTCGATGCCCGCGGAGGTGATCCCGCACCCCGAAGGGGACACCGTCGTCGACCCGTCCAAGTACGCGGTGGCCGCGGGGCCGGACCACTACCTGGGCCTGATCAGGGTGGTGACGGTGAAGCGGCCGCGCATCGGGCTGGTCGCGGTCAGGGCCGGCGAGCGGCGCCGCGGCATCGCGCGGGCGCTGCTGGCGCACGCGCTGGGCACACTGCACCGCTCCGGGTCCGCCACGGCCTGGGCCGAGGTCCAGGAGTCGAACCAGGCGGCCTCGGCGCTCTTCGGGGGCATCGGCGCCCGGCCGGTGAGCAGCAACCTGGAGCTGGTGCGATGA
- the infA gene encoding translation initiation factor IF-1, whose product MTRNRNVIEVEGRVVECLRSAMFTVELENGHQVLAHISGKIRKNYIKIVLEDRVLVELPPYDLTRGRIVFRYRN is encoded by the coding sequence ATGACCAGGAACAGGAACGTCATCGAGGTCGAGGGCAGGGTCGTCGAGTGTCTGCGCAGCGCCATGTTCACCGTGGAGCTGGAGAACGGCCACCAGGTCCTCGCGCACATCAGCGGCAAGATCCGCAAGAACTACATCAAGATCGTGCTGGAGGACCGCGTGCTGGTGGAGCTCCCGCCGTACGACCTGACGCGCGGCCGGATCGTGTTCCGGTACCGGAACTAG
- a CDS encoding penicillin-binding transpeptidase domain-containing protein, translating to MNKAVKIGIAGACTALLVTGGIGAYNVVHGMTSGDTSSDWTDAEHTFDPAATSTVPPTSAKAVTMARTFLDNWSGHHLDDAAHNTDAPGTASQALQKYADGLHLKKLTFAQVASAGRSTATPGATRITFKVSADVAGGTWTYPSAVAVLQSTDGQLAVHWDRSVLHPGLGEGQSLTAGTLPAGADDAKVVASDGKTDLSTFASLRDIAATLRKHAKPTGGSTGTGVAVVDADGSGVKTLRVFSQGKTPVIKTTIDARLQAVAEDAVKDDHLGQKAAGTVALDWRTGHILAIAHTGSDGDIAIRGIKSPGSTMKIITSAALFDQAGLTPSSPAPCTDSIVANSQSFHNDSGVRADPGSTIAQAFTVSCNTSFIKDGFHYLVHGGDASALHDEAVNVFGMGSWSIGGGVATTDPSIPTDAQGGDQAAQFIGQGKVTATPLFMASVAATVRGAGFKQPIILPGQHQDTAPRPITARTAGYLQSMMRTVATSGTAAPRLGGLAGVGGKTGTAEEGDHTNGWLTAYNSHIAVAALVEGGSTGVDSAGYVVRQLLTHS from the coding sequence ATGAACAAAGCTGTGAAGATCGGCATCGCCGGCGCCTGCACAGCGTTGCTCGTCACGGGGGGAATCGGCGCCTACAACGTCGTCCACGGGATGACCTCCGGAGACACGAGTAGCGACTGGACGGACGCGGAACACACCTTCGACCCGGCGGCCACGTCGACCGTACCGCCCACGAGTGCCAAGGCCGTCACGATGGCCCGGACGTTCCTGGACAACTGGTCCGGACATCACCTCGACGACGCGGCGCACAACACCGACGCCCCGGGCACGGCATCGCAGGCCCTCCAGAAATACGCCGACGGGCTGCATCTGAAGAAGCTGACCTTCGCACAGGTCGCGTCGGCGGGACGGTCGACGGCGACGCCGGGCGCCACCAGGATCACCTTCAAGGTGTCGGCCGATGTGGCGGGCGGCACCTGGACCTATCCGAGCGCGGTGGCGGTACTGCAGAGCACGGACGGTCAGTTGGCCGTGCACTGGGACAGGTCGGTGCTCCATCCCGGCCTGGGCGAGGGCCAGTCCCTGACCGCCGGCACACTTCCCGCCGGTGCCGACGACGCCAAGGTCGTCGCGAGCGACGGCAAGACGGACCTGTCCACGTTCGCCTCACTGCGGGACATCGCGGCGACCCTCCGCAAGCACGCCAAGCCCACCGGCGGCAGCACGGGCACCGGTGTGGCCGTGGTCGACGCCGACGGCAGCGGCGTGAAGACGCTCCGGGTCTTCTCCCAGGGGAAGACGCCGGTGATCAAAACGACCATCGACGCGCGCCTCCAGGCCGTGGCCGAGGACGCCGTGAAGGACGACCATCTGGGTCAGAAGGCGGCCGGAACCGTGGCGCTCGACTGGCGGACCGGCCACATCCTCGCGATCGCCCATACGGGTTCGGACGGGGACATCGCCATTCGGGGCATCAAATCCCCCGGTTCCACGATGAAGATCATCACCTCCGCCGCCCTGTTCGACCAGGCGGGCCTCACACCGAGCAGTCCCGCCCCGTGCACGGACTCCATCGTCGCCAACAGCCAGTCCTTCCACAACGACTCGGGTGTACGGGCCGATCCCGGCTCCACGATCGCCCAGGCGTTCACCGTCTCCTGCAACACCTCCTTCATCAAGGACGGGTTCCACTACCTGGTGCACGGAGGGGACGCCTCCGCACTGCACGACGAGGCCGTGAACGTGTTCGGGATGGGCAGCTGGTCGATCGGCGGCGGAGTCGCCACCACCGACCCGAGCATCCCGACGGACGCGCAAGGAGGCGACCAGGCCGCCCAGTTCATCGGCCAGGGAAAGGTCACGGCCACACCGCTGTTCATGGCGTCCGTGGCCGCCACCGTGCGCGGCGCCGGCTTCAAGCAGCCGATCATCCTGCCCGGACAGCACCAGGACACCGCGCCGCGCCCCATCACCGCCCGCACGGCCGGATACCTGCAGTCCATGATGCGCACCGTCGCCACCAGCGGAACCGCCGCGCCGCGCCTGGGCGGGCTGGCGGGTGTCGGCGGCAAGACCGGAACCGCGGAGGAGGGCGACCACACCAACGGCTGGCTGACCGCCTACAACTCCCACATCGCCGTCGCCGCCCTGGTCGAAGGCGGCAGCACCGGAGTCGACTCCGCCGGATACGTCGTCCGTCAACTCCTGACCCACAGCTGA
- a CDS encoding SpoIIE family protein phosphatase: MTTQASGSGSGDIGDGPLIARAAAVLVDDRGTVTGWSPEAERLLGHTAREVLGRPIAALTERAGGEAGGEWAGEEAGGEWAGRDAGAKWPGGDAGADWFLRSPDPARCITVVFRTRAGRPLPVAVSCRALHTTPGGSLRLLLLTDAGELAGRRLRQAMLHGLGTQSTVALTIYGPDLRVAWANAAAGKEMPGETRPGEAPGESTPCPACGEGEPGPRWGEGASGPARSEGRPYPESRVPSGQQPDSARQLLGRVLDTGETVTGLQYRGRTPADPGHEHVWSLSYYRLQDADGRPLGVCEESVDVTDLHRAQQRLALLNEASDLIGSTLDLERTARELAEILVPRVADFTAVDLLGAVLDGREPDARAAYRTGDMRRVVHHSLREDLPEVVVTAGGTVGYPRGSPQWECLASGRPVLNAVLDVGSPWLVHDAVRRARMRELGIHTHLVVPLRARGVTMGVATLMRWHDPDPFSAEDVLLVEELAARAAVCIDNARRFGREHRSALTLQQSLLPHELPSHAAVTAAYRYLPADTVAGVGGDWFDVLPLACARVGLVVGDVVGHGIRAAATMGRLRTAVHTLADLDLPPEELLTHLDDLVTRLSEEAETAYPTGVEGIVGATCLYGVYDPVNRRATFARAGHPPPALAHPDKPVEFLDIPAGPPLGVGGMPFEPAEVDIPEGCLLALYTDGLITASGYDPDIGLERLRFALAHPDRPLEEICDTMERTLLPDRSRDDVAFLVARPSPLSAADVASWDLAFEPAAAGRARALTIDRLTRWRLEDLCFTAELIVSELVTNAVRHARGPVALRLIRTENRIILAVLDHSNTSPHLRRARLGEEGGRGLFLVAQFALRWGTRYTTDGKVIWAELPVPSESPSPSPSPSPSS, from the coding sequence ATGACCACACAAGCGAGCGGTTCCGGGTCGGGTGACATCGGGGACGGACCGCTGATCGCGCGGGCGGCCGCGGTCCTGGTGGACGACCGGGGGACGGTGACCGGCTGGAGCCCGGAGGCCGAACGGCTGCTCGGCCACACCGCTCGGGAGGTGCTCGGGCGGCCGATCGCCGCGCTGACGGAGCGGGCCGGAGGGGAAGCCGGTGGGGAGTGGGCCGGCGAGGAGGCCGGTGGGGAGTGGGCCGGCCGGGATGCCGGGGCGAAGTGGCCTGGTGGGGATGCCGGTGCGGACTGGTTCCTGCGGTCCCCCGACCCCGCGCGGTGCATCACCGTCGTCTTCCGGACGCGGGCCGGCCGTCCCCTGCCGGTGGCGGTGTCGTGCCGCGCACTGCACACCACGCCGGGCGGCTCCCTGCGGCTGCTGCTCCTGACCGACGCCGGGGAGCTCGCGGGACGGCGGCTGCGGCAGGCCATGCTGCACGGCCTCGGCACGCAGTCCACCGTCGCGCTGACGATCTACGGCCCCGACCTGCGCGTGGCCTGGGCCAACGCGGCGGCCGGCAAGGAGATGCCGGGGGAGACGCGACCGGGGGAGGCGCCGGGAGAGTCCACCCCGTGTCCGGCGTGCGGCGAGGGCGAACCGGGGCCCAGATGGGGCGAAGGCGCATCGGGGCCGGCGAGGAGCGAGGGGCGACCGTATCCCGAGAGCCGGGTGCCGTCCGGACAGCAGCCGGACTCGGCCCGGCAGCTCCTCGGCAGGGTCCTCGACACGGGGGAGACGGTCACCGGCCTGCAATACCGGGGCCGCACCCCGGCCGATCCCGGGCACGAGCACGTCTGGTCGCTCTCCTACTACCGACTCCAGGACGCGGACGGCCGGCCCCTGGGCGTGTGCGAGGAGTCGGTGGACGTCACCGACCTGCACCGTGCGCAGCAGCGGCTGGCGCTGCTGAACGAGGCCAGTGATCTGATCGGGAGCACGCTCGACCTGGAACGCACCGCGCGGGAGCTGGCCGAGATCCTGGTGCCGAGGGTCGCCGACTTCACCGCCGTCGACCTCCTCGGCGCCGTACTGGACGGCCGGGAGCCCGACGCCCGGGCCGCCTACCGGACGGGGGACATGCGCCGGGTCGTGCACCACTCGCTGCGGGAGGACCTGCCCGAAGTGGTCGTCACGGCCGGCGGGACGGTGGGTTACCCGCGCGGCTCGCCGCAGTGGGAGTGCCTGGCCTCCGGACGCCCGGTGCTGAACGCCGTGCTCGACGTGGGGAGCCCGTGGCTCGTCCACGACGCGGTGCGCCGCGCCCGCATGCGCGAGCTGGGCATCCACACCCATCTCGTCGTCCCGCTGCGGGCGCGGGGCGTGACGATGGGCGTGGCCACGCTGATGCGCTGGCACGACCCCGACCCGTTCTCCGCCGAGGACGTGCTGCTCGTCGAGGAGCTCGCCGCCCGCGCGGCCGTGTGCATCGACAACGCGCGCCGGTTCGGCCGGGAGCACCGGTCCGCGCTCACCCTGCAGCAGAGCCTCCTCCCGCACGAACTGCCGAGCCACGCGGCCGTGACCGCCGCCTACCGGTACCTGCCGGCCGACACCGTGGCCGGAGTGGGCGGCGACTGGTTCGACGTACTGCCCCTGGCCTGCGCCCGTGTGGGACTGGTCGTCGGCGACGTCGTCGGCCACGGCATCCGTGCCGCGGCGACCATGGGCCGGCTGCGTACCGCCGTGCACACGCTGGCCGACCTCGACCTGCCGCCGGAGGAACTGCTCACCCACCTCGACGACCTGGTCACCCGCCTGTCCGAGGAGGCCGAGACGGCCTACCCCACGGGCGTCGAGGGCATCGTCGGCGCGACTTGCCTGTACGGCGTCTACGACCCCGTCAACCGCCGTGCCACCTTCGCGCGGGCCGGCCATCCACCGCCCGCCCTCGCCCACCCGGACAAACCGGTGGAGTTCCTGGACATCCCCGCGGGCCCGCCGCTCGGTGTCGGCGGCATGCCGTTCGAACCGGCCGAGGTCGACATCCCGGAAGGCTGCCTCCTGGCCCTCTACACCGACGGGCTGATCACCGCCTCCGGCTACGACCCGGACATCGGACTCGAACGGCTGCGATTCGCGCTCGCCCACCCGGACCGCCCCCTGGAGGAGATCTGCGACACCATGGAGCGGACCCTGCTGCCGGACCGCTCCCGGGACGACGTCGCCTTCCTCGTGGCCCGGCCCTCCCCGCTCTCCGCCGCGGACGTCGCCTCCTGGGACCTCGCCTTCGAACCCGCGGCCGCCGGCCGGGCACGGGCGCTGACGATCGACCGCCTCACGCGGTGGCGGCTGGAGGACCTCTGCTTCACCGCGGAACTCATCGTCAGCGAGCTGGTCACCAACGCCGTCCGGCACGCCCGCGGCCCGGTCGCGCTCCGCCTGATCCGTACCGAGAACCGGATCATCCTCGCCGTCCTGGACCACAGCAACACCTCCCCGCACCTGCGGCGGGCGAGGCTCGGCGAGGAGGGCGGCCGCGGGCTGTTCCTCGTCGCCCAGTTCGCCCTGCGATGGGGGACGCGCTACACCACGGACGGCAAGGTCATCTGGGCGGAACTCCCCGTCCCGTCCGAATCACCGTCCCCGTCTCCGTCCCCGTCCCCGTCGTCCTGA
- a CDS encoding cytochrome P450, with amino-acid sequence MSEETGSSGTVHCPFDFSEGLAFDPLFTELMARGPVTRIRLPYGDCDAWLVTTYAGVQQVTTDQRFSRSAIVGRDYPRLTPEPIVSPESVNIVDPPRSRRLRHAAARAFTKKRVARMRPAIERVTGELLDRMAALGPPADLVQHLSVRLPHHTICELLGVVPADRPELMRHTQQLLATAPADRRAATDAKRRLRAYFTRLVRQRRADPADDILSAMAADPQEPLDEEELAVLALTLLLSGNDTATCQISNITYTLLAHPLRWAELAAHPDRLPPVLDELLRLIPFRKGVGIPRVALEDVEIAGTPIRAGDFVHVSYLTANRDPAVFDDPHAFDPARPPRPHMTFGWGAHHCLAEPLAQEELRTAVTSLVTRFPDLRLAVPESGIRWDTSTIRRFPVELPVTW; translated from the coding sequence ATGTCTGAGGAAACCGGGAGCTCCGGCACCGTTCACTGTCCCTTCGACTTCAGCGAGGGCCTCGCCTTCGACCCGCTGTTCACGGAGTTGATGGCGAGGGGACCGGTGACCCGCATCCGGCTCCCGTACGGCGACTGCGACGCCTGGCTGGTCACGACTTACGCCGGAGTCCAGCAGGTGACGACCGACCAGCGGTTCAGCCGCTCGGCCATCGTCGGCCGCGACTACCCCCGGCTGACACCGGAGCCCATCGTCTCGCCGGAGTCGGTCAACATCGTCGACCCGCCCCGCAGCCGCCGGCTGCGCCACGCCGCCGCGCGGGCGTTCACCAAGAAGCGGGTGGCCCGCATGAGGCCTGCCATCGAGCGGGTGACGGGCGAACTCCTGGACCGGATGGCCGCGCTCGGACCACCCGCCGACCTCGTCCAGCACCTCTCCGTACGACTCCCGCACCACACCATCTGCGAACTGCTCGGCGTCGTCCCCGCCGACCGCCCCGAACTGATGCGCCACACGCAGCAGTTGCTGGCCACGGCGCCGGCCGACCGGCGGGCGGCGACGGACGCCAAGCGCCGGCTGCGGGCGTACTTCACCCGCCTCGTCCGGCAGCGGCGCGCCGATCCCGCCGACGACATCCTCAGCGCCATGGCCGCCGACCCGCAGGAGCCGCTGGACGAGGAGGAACTGGCCGTCCTGGCGCTGACGCTGCTGCTCAGCGGCAACGACACCGCGACCTGCCAGATCAGCAACATCACGTACACGCTGCTCGCCCACCCGCTTCGCTGGGCCGAACTGGCCGCACACCCGGACCGGTTGCCCCCGGTCCTCGACGAACTCCTGCGCCTCATCCCCTTCCGCAAGGGCGTCGGCATCCCCCGCGTCGCCCTGGAGGACGTCGAGATCGCCGGAACCCCCATCCGCGCGGGGGACTTCGTCCACGTCTCCTATCTCACCGCCAACCGTGACCCGGCGGTGTTCGACGACCCGCACGCCTTCGACCCGGCGCGTCCGCCGCGGCCCCACATGACCTTCGGCTGGGGCGCCCACCACTGCCTCGCCGAGCCCCTGGCCCAGGAGGAACTGCGCACAGCCGTCACCTCCCTGGTCACCCGCTTCCCCGACCTGCGCCTCGCCGTCCCCGAGAGCGGCATCCGTTGGGACACGTCCACCATCCGACGCTTCCCCGTGGAGCTGCCGGTGACCTGGTGA
- a CDS encoding cytochrome P450, with translation MSDPTTNPASSQEPYPAGAAPRATCPVQRVPAGSGGHGGYLVTGYEEAREALGDPRLSKNTAAFFAGKESGRRLHPAVAHTMLATDPPEHTRLRRLVTGSFTTGAVDDLRPFIARTTDALLDRWPADGPVDLVAELAVPLPVIVICELLGVPEPDRAQVRRWSGELFTARAPAVIDAASHSLADYMTALIARKRSRPGNALLDRLVSARDGDDRLSEEELVSLGVLLLVAGHETTANFLGNAVLALLQHPAQLRHLRRHPAEIPASLDELLRYGSPVSTATFRFTTEAVTLRGTRIPAGEPVLVAIGAAHRDPARWPDPDELDLARSAAGHLGFGHGIHRCVGAPLARAEADIALRKLLARFPALRLAVPAEQLTWRRTRLVRGLTALPVLVSAA, from the coding sequence ATGAGCGACCCGACAACAAACCCCGCGTCCTCCCAAGAGCCGTACCCGGCCGGCGCGGCCCCGCGCGCCACGTGCCCGGTGCAGCGGGTGCCGGCCGGCTCGGGCGGGCACGGCGGCTACCTGGTCACGGGGTACGAGGAGGCCCGGGAAGCTCTCGGGGACCCGCGGCTGTCGAAGAACACCGCGGCGTTCTTCGCCGGCAAGGAGTCGGGGCGCCGGCTCCACCCGGCCGTCGCGCACACCATGCTGGCCACCGATCCGCCGGAACACACCCGCCTGCGCAGGCTGGTGACGGGCTCGTTCACGACCGGCGCGGTGGACGACCTGCGGCCGTTCATCGCCAGGACCACCGACGCGCTGCTCGACCGCTGGCCGGCCGACGGCCCGGTCGACCTCGTCGCGGAGCTGGCGGTGCCGCTTCCGGTCATCGTGATCTGCGAGCTGCTCGGTGTCCCCGAGCCGGACCGCGCGCAGGTCCGGCGGTGGTCCGGCGAACTGTTCACCGCCCGAGCCCCCGCCGTCATCGACGCCGCCTCCCACTCCCTGGCCGACTACATGACGGCGCTGATCGCCCGCAAGCGTTCCCGCCCGGGCAACGCGCTGCTCGACCGCCTCGTCTCGGCCCGCGACGGCGACGACCGGCTCAGCGAGGAGGAGCTGGTGTCCCTCGGCGTGCTGCTCCTGGTGGCCGGCCACGAGACGACGGCCAACTTCCTCGGCAACGCCGTCCTGGCCCTGCTCCAACACCCCGCACAGCTACGGCATCTGCGTCGGCACCCCGCCGAGATCCCGGCCTCGCTCGACGAGTTGCTGCGGTACGGCTCGCCCGTCAGCACCGCGACGTTCCGGTTCACCACCGAAGCCGTCACGCTCAGGGGCACCCGGATCCCCGCGGGCGAGCCCGTACTGGTCGCCATCGGCGCCGCCCACCGCGATCCGGCGCGCTGGCCGGATCCGGACGAGCTGGACCTCGCCCGCAGCGCGGCCGGCCACCTCGGCTTCGGACACGGGATCCACCGCTGCGTCGGAGCGCCCCTCGCCAGGGCGGAGGCGGACATCGCGCTCCGCAAGCTGCTCGCCCGCTTCCCCGCCCTCCGCCTAGCGGTCCCGGCCGAGCAGCTCACCTGGCGCAGAACACGCCTGGTACGGGGGCTGACGGCGCTGCCCGTCCTCGTGTCCGCTGCGTAG
- a CDS encoding SGNH/GDSL hydrolase family protein, protein MGSTAVALLGAAGTSTGAPPAGADPARIRPSTLHMVSLGDSYAAGYTRLAGGPVEPDEPGKSGCEQTLESYPYVLRKTSAGLLGQTRDVTCGGATTGNVLDTPQQPVGHASLDRFGIPQADPLAPFPKRPPQIEAVRADTDIVTLGIGGNDYFSPLASECLRADASSDAPAHCRDNLESGAYAGLGLPADDPDLDGPRRALADRYRTLLDAVHARAPHARIYVIGYPSVIPADPRTCARNSQELFTLGRGDIGWLGRLLDGVNEAVASATADAHRHGVPAEFVDTRRATLGKDACAPRAVKWVEGYTEKIGTIGVGGWGDPALIHPNRRYHQYVAGQLAHRIRDDFAARLPATGPAPGGPTSPAPGGPDV, encoded by the coding sequence GTGGGTTCGACGGCCGTGGCGCTCCTCGGCGCGGCCGGGACGAGTACCGGCGCACCGCCTGCCGGCGCGGACCCCGCCCGGATACGCCCCTCCACACTGCACATGGTCAGCCTCGGCGATTCGTACGCGGCGGGCTACACCCGCCTGGCCGGCGGCCCCGTCGAACCCGACGAGCCCGGCAAGTCGGGGTGCGAGCAGACGCTGGAGTCGTACCCGTACGTACTCAGGAAGACATCGGCCGGCCTGCTCGGGCAGACCCGCGACGTCACCTGCGGAGGCGCCACGACGGGCAACGTCCTCGACACCCCCCAGCAGCCGGTGGGGCACGCGTCGCTCGACCGGTTCGGGATACCCCAGGCCGATCCGCTGGCGCCCTTTCCGAAGCGACCGCCACAGATCGAGGCCGTACGTGCGGACACCGACATCGTCACCCTCGGCATCGGCGGCAACGACTACTTCAGCCCCCTGGCATCCGAGTGCCTGCGAGCGGACGCGTCCAGCGACGCCCCGGCCCACTGCCGGGACAACCTAGAGAGCGGCGCGTACGCCGGTCTGGGCCTGCCCGCGGACGACCCGGACCTCGACGGGCCGAGGCGGGCACTCGCCGACAGGTACCGGACGCTGCTCGACGCGGTGCATGCCCGAGCGCCGCACGCACGCATCTACGTGATCGGCTATCCCTCCGTGATCCCGGCGGACCCCCGCACCTGCGCCCGCAACTCCCAGGAACTGTTCACCCTCGGCCGCGGGGACATCGGCTGGCTCGGCCGGCTCCTCGACGGAGTCAACGAGGCCGTGGCCTCCGCGACGGCCGACGCGCACCGGCACGGCGTTCCGGCGGAGTTCGTCGACACCCGCCGTGCCACCCTCGGCAAGGACGCCTGCGCCCCCCGCGCGGTCAAATGGGTGGAGGGCTACACCGAGAAGATCGGCACGATCGGTGTCGGCGGATGGGGAGACCCGGCGCTCATCCACCCCAACCGCCGCTACCACCAGTACGTCGCCGGACAGCTCGCCCACCGCATCAGGGACGACTTCGCGGCACGGCTGCCCGCGACCGGCCCGGCACCCGGTGGACCGACCAGTCCGGCACCCGGGGGACCGGATGTCTGA
- a CDS encoding amidohydrolase family protein produces MSSPRDAVNDAVNEEAVEVRRFWTGLGLPGLIDVHTHFMPERVLHKVWEYFDAGGPLIGGLEWPITYRKEEAERTALLREFGVRAFTSMLYPHKPGMARWLNGWAADFARRTPDCLHTATLYPEPGVGHYVREALDTGARVFKAHVQVGAYDPADERLQEAWGLLAEAGTPVVMHCGSGPAPGKHTGPEPVARLLARHPRLRLVVAHMGMPEYEEFLGLAERYGEVRLDTTMAFTDFSEGLMPFPRDALSRLTNLGDRVLLGTDFPNIPYPYVHQLQALERLDRGRDWLRAVCHDNAAALFSL; encoded by the coding sequence GTGAGTTCCCCGCGCGACGCCGTGAACGACGCCGTGAACGAGGAGGCCGTCGAGGTCCGCCGTTTCTGGACCGGTCTCGGTCTGCCCGGACTGATCGACGTCCACACCCATTTCATGCCCGAGCGGGTCCTGCACAAGGTCTGGGAGTACTTCGACGCGGGCGGCCCCCTGATCGGCGGGCTGGAGTGGCCGATCACCTACCGCAAGGAGGAGGCGGAGCGCACGGCCCTGCTGCGGGAGTTCGGCGTACGGGCCTTCACCTCCATGCTCTACCCCCACAAACCCGGCATGGCGCGCTGGCTCAACGGCTGGGCCGCCGACTTCGCCCGACGCACCCCCGACTGCCTGCACACCGCCACCCTCTACCCCGAACCCGGCGTCGGGCACTACGTCCGCGAGGCCCTCGACACCGGTGCCCGGGTGTTCAAGGCGCATGTGCAGGTGGGGGCGTACGACCCGGCCGACGAACGCCTCCAGGAGGCGTGGGGGCTGCTGGCCGAGGCCGGGACCCCCGTCGTGATGCACTGCGGCTCCGGGCCCGCGCCCGGCAAGCACACCGGCCCCGAGCCCGTCGCCCGCCTGCTCGCACGCCACCCGCGGCTGCGCCTCGTCGTCGCGCACATGGGGATGCCCGAGTACGAGGAGTTCCTCGGCCTCGCCGAACGGTACGGCGAGGTGCGGCTGGACACGACGATGGCGTTCACCGACTTCAGCGAGGGGCTCATGCCGTTCCCCCGCGACGCCCTGTCCCGTCTCACCAACCTCGGCGACCGCGTCCTGCTCGGGACCGACTTCCCCAACATCCCCTACCCGTACGTGCATCAGCTCCAGGCCCTGGAACGGCTGGACCGAGGTCGCGACTGGCTGCGGGCCGTGTGCCACGACAACGCGGCGGCGTTGTTCTCCCTCTGA